The following coding sequences are from one Salvia hispanica cultivar TCC Black 2014 chromosome 3, UniMelb_Shisp_WGS_1.0, whole genome shotgun sequence window:
- the LOC125212277 gene encoding 21 kDa protein — translation MMTWRAISALATLTAALIFSTSESRGVAGGSKQSTEFIRTSCSATSYPSLCYTSLSAHAAAIQQNPKLLANAALSASLDTAASASADMAKLSRAAGMTPREAGAMRDCVEELADSVDQIKRSMAEMERITPSNFEAVISDAQTWVSAALTDEDTCMEGFAGKAMAGSVKTAVRGKIVNVAHMTSNALSLINSYATLH, via the coding sequence ATGATGACGTGGAGAGCCATCTCAGCACTCGCAACACTCACGGCGGCGCTCATCTTTTCCACCTCCGAAAGCAGAGGCGTCGCCGGCGGCtcaaagcagagtacggagtTCATCCGAACATCGTGCTCTGCCACGTCCTACCCCTCCCTCTGCTACACCTCCCTCTCCGCCCACGCCGCCGCCATCCAGCAAAACCCCAAACTCCTCGCCAACGCCGCCCTCTCCGCCAGCCTTGAcaccgccgcctccgcctccgccgaCATGGCCAAGCTCTCCCGCGCTGCCGGCATGACGCCCCGAGAGGCGGGCGCCATGCGCGACTGCGTGGAGGAGCTGGCCGACTCGGTCGACCAGATCAAGAGGTCGATGGCGGAGATGGAGCGGATCACGCCCTCGAATTTCGAGGCCGTGATCAGCGACGCACAGACGTGGGTCAGCGCGGCGCTGACGGACGAGGACACGTGCATGGAAGGGTTCGCCGGGAAGGCGATGGCCGGCAGCGTGAAGACAGCGGTGAGGGGGAAGATTGTGAATGTGGCGCATATGACTAGCAATGCTCTGTCTCTTATCAATAGCTACGCTACTCTGCATTAG
- the LOC125209939 gene encoding pectinesterase-like → MSLILLLWAEIIISLSFSTSPILGLGLAPSPSPSSTPNQNHTNSLHAVVASALNEATDTLVHINLAKSSDLRERAALSDCSEFYGLSIEHLSQSLHPSPGSTPFDIQIWLSAALTNLDNCRTSMAEQSVAHPFFMHNHASELIIKALAINAEVVGPVIREHLHIRLPDGDVVPEQARGGDAVVVAQDGSGTFRTIKEALDGYWRRKTKGRFVIHVKQGTYHEYVEIRRQMKDVELVGDGIGKTIITGDKSAKSGFSTMQSATFKVTGDGFVARDITFRNTAGPTAGQAVAVLSASDRSAFYRCSIEGYQDTLWAAANRQLFEECQIYGTIDFIFGNAAAVFQKSAIYARAPLHGQKVVITAQGREQANQATGFSIVNCRFEADPGQKQAVGKFKAYLGRPWRDYARVVYMRSYLDGMVDPAGWMDWDHKGDTVYYGEYGNYGPGSGTKMRVTWPGVRVIRDVHEAQKFTVTNFIGGQQWLPQSGVPFSGGLNGVDRVSVGLDQTSI, encoded by the exons ATGTCACTCATTTTGTTACTATGGGCAGAAATTATCATCTCCCTCTCATTTTCTACTTCCCCAattctagggttagggttagctCCTTCACCATCCCCATCTTCCACCCCCAACCAAAACCACACCAACTCTCTCCACGCGGTCGTCGCCTCCGCATTGAACGAAGCCACCGACACACTCGTCCACATAAACCTCGCTAAATCCTCGGATCTGCGCGAACGCGCTGCCCTCTCCGACTGCTCGGAGTTCTATGGCCTCAGCATCGAGCATCTGAGCCAAAGCCTCCACCCGAGCCCGGGCTCCACGCCCTTCGACATCCAGATCTGGCTGAGCGCTGCGCTGACGAATCTTGACAATTGCAG GACCAGCATGGCCGAGCAGAGCGTCGCACACCCATTCTTCATGCACAACCACGCCTCGGAGCTGATCATCAAGGCTCTTGCGATCAATGCCGAGGTGGTGGGGCCGGTGATCCGGGAGCATCTCCATATCAGGCTCCCCGATGGAGACGTTGTGCCGGAGCAGGCTAGAGGTGGTGACGCGGTCGTGGTGGCGCAGGACGGGTCCGGCACTTTTCGGACCATCAAGGAAGCCCTTGATGGTTATTGGAGGAGAAAAACAAAGGGGAGATTTGTGATCCATGTGAAGCAAGGGACGTATCATGAGTATGTTGAGATTCGTCGGCAGATGAAGGACGTGGAGCTGGTCGGAGATGGCATCGGAAAGACGATCATCACCGGAGATAAAAGCGCGAAGTCGGGATTCAGTACTATGCAGTCCGCAACATTTA AGGTAACGGGAGACGGATTCGTGGCCCGCGATATCACATTCCGCAACACGGCCGGCCCAACCGCGGGCCAGGCGGTGGCGGTGCTCTCGGCCTCCGACCGGTCCGCCTTCTACCGTTGCTCCATCGAAGGGTACCAGGACACCCTGTGGGCGGCCGCCAACCGCCAGCTCTTCGAAGAATGCCAGATCTACGGCACCATCGACTTCATCTTCGGCAACGCGGCCGCCGTCTTCCAGAAGAGCGCGATCTACGCCCGGGCGCCGCTGCACGGCCAGAAAGTGGTGATCACGGCACAGGGGCGGGAGCAGGCCAACCAGGCGACCGGTTTCTCCATCGTGAACTGCCGGTTCGAGGCCGACCCCGGCCAGAAGCAGGCGGTGGGGAAGTTCAAGGCGTACCTGGGGCGGCCGTGGAGGGACTACGCGCGCGTGGTGTATATGAGGAGCTATCTGGATGGGATGGTggacccggccgggtggatgGATTGGGATCACAAGGGTGATACGGTGTATTATGGGGAGTATGGGAACTACGGGCCCGGGTCGGGGACGAAGATGAGGGTGACTTGGCCCGGGGTTAGAGTCATACGGGATGTGCACGAAGCGCAGAAGTTCACCGTCACGAACTTTATCGGTGGTCAGCAGTGGCTGCCGCAATCGGGGGTGCCGTTTTCCGGTGGCTTGAATGGTGTGGATCGGGTTTCGGTCGGGTTGGACCAGACATccatttga